In the Candidatus Chlamydia sanziniae genome, GACTCATCAGGCTTTACGTGCTGTTGAGGCAATACAATGTAGTGCCGAAAAGATTTCTAATTGTTTAGATGTTCCTCGTATCGAAAAAATGGATAAATTGATTGACGAGTGTCAGGAAATTGCGTTTAGCTTACGGAATTATGGCTTGCTCTATCAATATAATGCAAAATGGAAGCGTTTGCAGAAACATCGAGAGCAAAATGATCTTCTTTATTCTAAAGAACGTTCTCAAGAAAGCAAGTAGCTTTTTTATTTTCTTCATGTAAAATGTAGATTTTCTTTAAACAGCATACCAAGGTGATCTTATGGATAAATTTTCGGATGCTATTAACGAAGCTTTAGAAAAAGCTTTTGAAGTTGCGAAATCTTCACGGCACACGTACGTTATTGAAAACCACCTTCTTCTTTGCCTTCTTGAAAATACAGAGTCCCTATTTTATTTAATTATTAAGAACATTCATGGCAATGTTGCTTTGTTGAATTCTGCAGTTACCGATGCTCTTTCTCGCGAACCCACTGTTGTTGAAGGTGAGGTTGTTCCTAAGCCCTCTCCTGGGCTGCAAAGTTTACTTATTGATGCGAAAAAAGCCGCTCAGGAATTAGAAGACGAGTATGTGTCAGGAGATCACGTCTTACTTGCTTTTTGGCAAACGAATAAAGAACCATTTGCTTCATGGAGAAAAACAACAAAAGTCTCTCTTGAAGATCTTAAAAAACTGATTAGTACAATACGACGAGGCAATCGTATGAATTCTCCTAGTGCAGAAACAGCTCTTAAAGGATTAGAAAGATATTGTAAAAACCTTACGATGCTTGCACGGGAGGGAAAATTAGATCCTGTGATTGGTAGGGATGAAGAAATTCGGAGAACTATCCAAGTACTATCTCGCAGAATGAAAAATAATCCCATGCTTATTGGCGAGCCTGGAGTAGGGAAAACTGCGATTGCTGAAGGGCTTGCCCTTCGAATTGTTCAAGGTGATGTTCCTGAGTCGCTGAAAGGTAAGCAACTCTATGTTTTGGATATGGGAGCTCTCATTGCTGGAGCTAAATATCGGGGTGAATTTGAAGAACGCTTAAAAAGTGTTTTGAAAGACATAGAAGGTGGGGAAGGGGAAAACATTCTCTTTATTGACGAGGTACATACTCTTATTGGAGCTGGAGCTACTGAAGGCTCTATGGATGCAGCCAATCTGTTAAAGCCTGCGCTAGCAAGAGGAACCCTCCATTGTATTGGAGCAACAACACTTAATGAATATCAAAAGTACATTGAGAAAGATGCTGCTTTGGAAAGACGGTTCCAACCAATTTTTGTTACAGAACCCTCTTTAGAAGACGCTGTTTTTATCCTTCGAGGGTTGCGAGAAAAATATGAGATTTTCCATGGCGTACGTATTACAGAAGGCGCTCTTAATGCTGCTGTTTTGTTGTCTTATCGTTACATTTCGGATCGTTTTTTGCCAGACAAGGCAATTGATTTAATCGATGAAGCTGCAAGTTTGATTCGTATGCAAATTGGCAGTTTGCCTTTACCAATTGATGAAAAAGAACGTGAACTCGCGGCTTTAATTATCAAGCAAGAGGCAATAAAACGAGAAAAGGCTGCTTCTTATCAAGAGGAAGCTGCAGCTATGCAGAAATCTATAGACGCTGTTCAAGAGGAACTCGTTGCTGTACGTTTACGTTGGGATGAAGAGAAAAAATTAATCTCAGGATTGAAAGAAAAGAAAAATTCTTTGGAAAATATGAAGTTTGCCGAAGAGGAAGCAGAACGTGTTGCTGATTACAACCGCGTTGCTGAATTGCGCTATAGCTTGATTCCTGCGTTAGAAGAAGAAATAAAGAAAGACGAAACTGCTTTAATCCAACGAGATCACCGGCTTTTGCAAGAAGAAGTTGATGAGAGACTTATTGCTCAAGTTGTTGCTAACTGGACAGGCATTCCTGTACAAAAAATGCTAGAAGGAGAAGCTGCAAAACTTCTTGTTCTTGAGGAGGCATTAGAAGAACGTGTGGTAGGTCAACCATTTGCTATTTCTGCGGTTAGTGATTCTATCCGCGCAGCTCGGGTAGGTTTGAGTGATCCTCAACGTCCCCTGGGAGTTTTCTTATTTTTAGGTTCTACAGGAGTTGGAAAAACAGAACTTGCTAAAGCTCTTGCAGATTTTTTATTCAATAAAGAAGAGGCAATGATACGTTTTGATATGTCTGAATATATGGAAAAGCATTCTGTATCGAAATTGATAGGTTCACCTCCAGGATATGTCGGTTACGAAGAGGGAGGTAGTCTGTCTGAAGCTTTACGAAGGCGTCCTTATTCTGTAGTCCTGTTTGATGAAATAGAGAAGGCTGATAAAGAAGTTTTAAATATTCTTTTGCAGATTTTCGATGAGGGACTTCTCACCGATAATAAAAAACGTAAAGTGAACTGTAAACATGCCTTATTCATCATGACTTCAAATATTGGCTCTGAAGAACTTGCTGAGTACTGTAATAAAAAAGGTAAGCAAATTACTAAAGAAGCTGTCCTTTCTGTTGTCTCTCCTATGTTAAAGCGTTACTTAAGCCCAGAGTTTATTAATCGTATTGATGACATACTTCCTTTTCTCCCTTTGTCAACGGAAGACATTGTAAAAATTGTCGGTATTCAAATGCGAAAAATTTCTCAAAGATTGAAAGAACGCCATGTGAACTTATCTTGGGATGACTCAGTAACATTGTTTCTTAGTGAACAAGGATATGATAGTGCTTTTGGAGCAAGACCTTTAAAGCGTTTTATTCAACAAAAGGTAGTCATCATACTTTCTAAAGCTTTACTCAAAGGGGATATCAAAGCAAATTCTTCTGTGGAGCTTACCATGGTTAAGGATGTTATTGTATTTAAAAAAGCGGAGCAAATTGCACCTCCTGCTTAGAGTTAAAAAATATCCTCTCTAAAAACTTAGGAAGATTTCCGAAGCTTACCGAGGTAGTCCTTACGCTAGACATTTAGCTAATTATTGCTTAAAGTAGATAGGTTCATGTAAGTCATGTACTTTTACTGAATTGCTTTTTGTTTTTTTCTAGAACGTTTGTTTAAAGTTTAGAAAAGTCTATGTTTAGGTGGTTTCTTTTATATCTTTTGCTTTTTGGACCGAGTGTATGGGGTGCTTTATTCAAAAAACATCCCATAGAAGAAGAATGTCAGAGTTGCTCTCAACATGCTAAAGAATATGAAAAGTTCTGGAACTTGGATCCCTATAGGTTAGACGCTCTTTGTGCTTACCATGCAATTTATCATGACGAACAAAGTTCTCGTAGAATTCGTCAACTCTTTCCCCAATTAGAGAATAGCGAGGTCTTTGTATTTGTTTGTACTATTTTGGGTGCTGGGAAAACAGATTACAGATTTTCCGTAGAGGAAATTGCTTTAATGCGGAAGCTCTCCTGCCCAGGACTTTCTTTAGGTTTTCTAGATGAGCTTGTAGAAGTAGACCCTAATAAAGATTTGGCACGCGCTTTAATACTGGCAGAGTTTCCGGGTAATCTTGGAAAAAAAAAGGCTGCTTATTATAGTGGTTATCTTGATGTTCTTGCCCTACGTATTCATGCTGAGCGTCAGCGTTATTTTGATCAATGTCCGTGTGCTTTGGGAACACCGGTTTTTCATAAAGCAACTTTAGAGGCCATCAACACGATTCTTTTCTATGAAGAGGGTATTCGGTATCCTTCAAAAAAAGAAATGTTTTCAGATGAATATTCCTTCCTTTCTTCGGTTACGGATAGGAAATTTGGTGTTTGCTTGGGTATCTCATCATTATATTTCGCGCTCTCGCAACGTTTGGACTTACCGTTGGAAGCTGTTACGCCCCCCGGACATATTTATCTTCGTTATCAAGGCGGTGAAGTGAATATTGAAACAACTGCAGGAGGACGTCATCTTGCTACGAAAGACTATTGCAATTGCTTGGATATAGAAAAACTACAAGTCCGTACTCCTACTGAAATGATAGGTTTGACGTTTATGAATCAGGGGTCTTTTGCTTTGCAAAAGGAAAAGTATGTGGAAGCTGAAATTGCTTATGAAAAAGCTCAACAATATCTTAAAGATGAGGAACTGAAAGAACTTCTTGGCATTGTAAAAATTCTTAGTGGAAAAAAAAAAGAAGGGAAAGCTCTTTTAGAACAAAGTTGTCGTGCGAAAGAACCAGGTTCAGTGGCTAATGATTACCTTACGAGTAAGATAAATACACAGACATTAGCCCTACTTTTTCATTATCCTGGATCTACTTACCAAGAGGTTGCCCATTATGAGACAGAGCTCAAACAAGCTATGAAACGTTCTCCAGAATGCTCTGAAGGTCTGCGACGTCTTGTTTCAATAGCCTTTCACTTAGGAAAAATTGCTGAAGGGGTCGCTCTATTAGAGCGTTGTGCTGACCTATCTCCAAATGATCTTTCTCTTCATCTCAAACTT is a window encoding:
- a CDS encoding ATP-dependent Clp protease ATP-binding subunit, whose amino-acid sequence is MDKFSDAINEALEKAFEVAKSSRHTYVIENHLLLCLLENTESLFYLIIKNIHGNVALLNSAVTDALSREPTVVEGEVVPKPSPGLQSLLIDAKKAAQELEDEYVSGDHVLLAFWQTNKEPFASWRKTTKVSLEDLKKLISTIRRGNRMNSPSAETALKGLERYCKNLTMLAREGKLDPVIGRDEEIRRTIQVLSRRMKNNPMLIGEPGVGKTAIAEGLALRIVQGDVPESLKGKQLYVLDMGALIAGAKYRGEFEERLKSVLKDIEGGEGENILFIDEVHTLIGAGATEGSMDAANLLKPALARGTLHCIGATTLNEYQKYIEKDAALERRFQPIFVTEPSLEDAVFILRGLREKYEIFHGVRITEGALNAAVLLSYRYISDRFLPDKAIDLIDEAASLIRMQIGSLPLPIDEKERELAALIIKQEAIKREKAASYQEEAAAMQKSIDAVQEELVAVRLRWDEEKKLISGLKEKKNSLENMKFAEEEAERVADYNRVAELRYSLIPALEEEIKKDETALIQRDHRLLQEEVDERLIAQVVANWTGIPVQKMLEGEAAKLLVLEEALEERVVGQPFAISAVSDSIRAARVGLSDPQRPLGVFLFLGSTGVGKTELAKALADFLFNKEEAMIRFDMSEYMEKHSVSKLIGSPPGYVGYEEGGSLSEALRRRPYSVVLFDEIEKADKEVLNILLQIFDEGLLTDNKKRKVNCKHALFIMTSNIGSEELAEYCNKKGKQITKEAVLSVVSPMLKRYLSPEFINRIDDILPFLPLSTEDIVKIVGIQMRKISQRLKERHVNLSWDDSVTLFLSEQGYDSAFGARPLKRFIQQKVVIILSKALLKGDIKANSSVELTMVKDVIVFKKAEQIAPPA
- a CDS encoding transglutaminase family protein → MFRWFLLYLLLFGPSVWGALFKKHPIEEECQSCSQHAKEYEKFWNLDPYRLDALCAYHAIYHDEQSSRRIRQLFPQLENSEVFVFVCTILGAGKTDYRFSVEEIALMRKLSCPGLSLGFLDELVEVDPNKDLARALILAEFPGNLGKKKAAYYSGYLDVLALRIHAERQRYFDQCPCALGTPVFHKATLEAINTILFYEEGIRYPSKKEMFSDEYSFLSSVTDRKFGVCLGISSLYFALSQRLDLPLEAVTPPGHIYLRYQGGEVNIETTAGGRHLATKDYCNCLDIEKLQVRTPTEMIGLTFMNQGSFALQKEKYVEAEIAYEKAQQYLKDEELKELLGIVKILSGKKKEGKALLEQSCRAKEPGSVANDYLTSKINTQTLALLFHYPGSTYQEVAHYETELKQAMKRSPECSEGLRRLVSIAFHLGKIAEGVALLERCADLSPNDLSLHLKLCKILCDRYDYAKALKYFLVIEALVTKQGLSKEELHSFTLFHEIQKVVSTIAP